Proteins encoded in a region of the Massilia sp. UMI-21 genome:
- the ispB gene encoding octaprenyl diphosphate synthase, which translates to MSAATQHAQNTIAQSIATDMEAVNAVIRQRLHSEVSLVNQIAEYIISAGGKRIRPVLVLLLANAYGYKGSAHHELAAVVEFIHTATLLHDDVVDESSMRRGRQTANALFGNAASVLVGDFLYSRSFQMMVGLNDMRVMRILSDATNVIAEGEVLQLLNMHDPDVTHESYLKVIRSKTAKLFEAAAELGALVGGGDDDAIAAAGEYGRSLGTAFQLIDDVLDYAGDAAEIGKNLGDDLREGKPTLPLIWLMENGTQEQRQLVRNCIEHGDEEQFEAVLAAVTSSGALDYTRRQAEQAAERAAEAIAGLPDNVYKSSLLQLCSFAVDRNH; encoded by the coding sequence TTGTCAGCCGCTACCCAACACGCACAGAACACCATCGCCCAATCGATCGCCACCGACATGGAGGCCGTGAACGCGGTGATCCGACAGCGACTGCACTCCGAAGTGAGCCTGGTAAACCAGATCGCCGAGTACATCATCAGCGCAGGCGGCAAACGCATCCGCCCGGTGCTGGTACTGCTGCTGGCCAACGCCTATGGCTACAAAGGCAGCGCGCACCACGAACTGGCGGCAGTGGTCGAATTCATCCATACCGCCACCCTGCTGCACGACGACGTGGTCGACGAATCCTCGATGCGCCGCGGCCGCCAGACGGCCAACGCCCTGTTCGGCAACGCCGCCTCGGTGCTGGTCGGCGACTTCCTGTATTCGCGTTCGTTCCAGATGATGGTCGGCCTGAATGACATGCGCGTGATGCGCATCCTGTCCGACGCCACCAACGTGATCGCCGAGGGCGAAGTGCTGCAGCTGCTGAACATGCACGACCCGGACGTCACCCACGAGAGCTACCTGAAGGTGATCCGCTCCAAGACCGCCAAGCTGTTCGAGGCGGCCGCCGAGCTGGGCGCCCTGGTCGGCGGCGGCGATGACGACGCCATCGCCGCCGCCGGCGAATACGGCCGCTCGCTGGGCACCGCCTTCCAGCTGATCGACGACGTGCTGGACTACGCCGGCGACGCCGCCGAGATCGGCAAGAACCTGGGCGACGACCTGCGTGAAGGCAAACCGACCCTGCCGCTGATCTGGCTGATGGAAAACGGCACGCAAGAGCAACGCCAGCTGGTGCGCAACTGCATCGAGCACGGCGACGAGGAACAGTTCGAAGCGGTACTGGCGGCGGTGACCTCGAGCGGTGCGCTGGACTACACCCGCCGCCAGGCGGAACAGGCCGCCGAGCGTGCGGCCGAAGCCATCGCCGGCCTGCCGGACAATGTCTACAAATCGAGCCTGCTGCAGCTCTGCAGTTTCGCTGTTGACAGGAACCATTGA
- the rplU gene encoding 50S ribosomal protein L21 produces the protein MYAVIKTGGKQYKVVAGEKLKVEQIPADIGSELTIDQVLALGAGDSIKFGAPLVEGASVLVKVVSHGRHDKVRIFKMRRRKHYQKRQGHRQNFTEIQVVSING, from the coding sequence ATGTACGCGGTCATAAAAACCGGTGGCAAGCAATACAAAGTTGTCGCTGGCGAAAAACTCAAAGTAGAACAGATACCTGCTGACATTGGTTCCGAACTCACCATCGATCAAGTTCTCGCGCTCGGCGCGGGCGACAGCATCAAGTTTGGTGCTCCGCTGGTCGAAGGTGCCTCGGTCCTGGTGAAAGTTGTTTCTCACGGTCGCCACGACAAGGTCCGCATCTTCAAGATGCGCCGTCGTAAGCACTACCAGAAGCGTCAGGGCCATCGCCAGAACTTCACCGAAATCCAGGTGGTGTCGATCAACGGCTAA
- the rpmA gene encoding 50S ribosomal protein L27: MAHKKGGGTTRNGRDSESKRLGVKVYGGQAINAGGIIIRQRGTPVRAGTNVGTGKDHTLFALVDGTVKFVKQGVGSKQFVTVVANEAVAA, encoded by the coding sequence ATGGCACACAAAAAAGGTGGCGGTACTACCCGCAACGGCCGTGACTCAGAAAGCAAACGCCTCGGCGTGAAAGTCTACGGCGGCCAGGCGATCAACGCCGGCGGCATCATCATCCGTCAACGCGGCACCCCGGTGCGCGCTGGCACCAACGTCGGCACCGGCAAGGATCACACCCTGTTCGCGCTGGTCGACGGTACCGTCAAGTTCGTCAAGCAAGGCGTCGGCTCGAAGCAGTTCGTGACCGTCGTTGCTAACGAAGCAGTCGCTGCTTAA